In Bombus affinis isolate iyBomAffi1 chromosome 8, iyBomAffi1.2, whole genome shotgun sequence, the following proteins share a genomic window:
- the LOC126919817 gene encoding uncharacterized protein LOC126919817 isoform X2 yields the protein MLVNLLRVDAQTLNLEYTNKIMTILESCWSPFVWTNNIKTGCKAIAFYTIAISIICITLVCYQLNGGDSSQLYNPLFEADIRGSMQIAGGFMIFYFALLIISSGLLIHGLREGIRGWLLPWIILWFIVCLFQLVFGLWLVGGYYIYLDATFAAMCIWLWMSYNIPLVSSVE from the exons ATGTTGGTAAACCTTTTACGCGTTGACGCCCAAACCTTGAATCTTGAATACACCAACAA AATCATGACCATATTGGAATCCTGCTGGTCACCATTTGTTTGGACCAATAACATCAAGACAGGATGCAAAGCTATTGCTTTTTATACAATA GCAATTAGTATAATATGCATTACATTGGTATGTTATCAATTAAATGGAGGCGATTCATCTCAATTGTATAATCCTCTGTTTGAGGCTGATATTAGAGGAT CAATGCAAATTGCTGGAGGATTTATGATCTTTTATTTTGCTCTCTTGATAATATCAAGCGGTTTGTTGATCCATGGATTAAGAGAAGGAATAAGAGGATGGTTACTTCCCTGGATTATATTATGGTTCATTGTATGTTTATTCCAATTAGTTTTTGGACTTTGGCTTGTAGGAGGTTATTACATCTAT CTTGATGCAACATTTGCAGCGATGTGTATTTGGTTATGGATGTCCTATAAT ATTCCATTAGTTTCAAGTGTCGAATGA
- the LOC126919817 gene encoding uncharacterized protein LOC126919817 isoform X1: MLVNLLRVDAQTLNLEYTNKIMTILESCWSPFVWTNNIKTGCKAIAFYTIAISIICITLVCYQLNGGDSSQLYNPLFEADIRGSMQIAGGFMIFYFALLIISSGLLIHGLREGIRGWLLPWIILWFIVCLFQLVFGLWLVGGYYIYLDATFAAMCIWLWMSYNIYCWLVVLSMYKIFEELQSPNIELLWP; encoded by the exons ATGTTGGTAAACCTTTTACGCGTTGACGCCCAAACCTTGAATCTTGAATACACCAACAA AATCATGACCATATTGGAATCCTGCTGGTCACCATTTGTTTGGACCAATAACATCAAGACAGGATGCAAAGCTATTGCTTTTTATACAATA GCAATTAGTATAATATGCATTACATTGGTATGTTATCAATTAAATGGAGGCGATTCATCTCAATTGTATAATCCTCTGTTTGAGGCTGATATTAGAGGAT CAATGCAAATTGCTGGAGGATTTATGATCTTTTATTTTGCTCTCTTGATAATATCAAGCGGTTTGTTGATCCATGGATTAAGAGAAGGAATAAGAGGATGGTTACTTCCCTGGATTATATTATGGTTCATTGTATGTTTATTCCAATTAGTTTTTGGACTTTGGCTTGTAGGAGGTTATTACATCTAT CTTGATGCAACATTTGCAGCGATGTGTATTTGGTTATGGATGTCCTATAAT ATATATTGTTGGTTAGTTGTGTTAtcaatgtacaaaatatttgaAGAATTACAATCTCCGAATATAGAGCTTTTATGGCCTTAA